aaacggtcaattattgtcatgttttgggttgtactaatcggttggcgcgagaaaaacatttggagtagcctatagactgctaaaagttaaaacaaatcaaggagaataggaataggaaaaaaaatgtctgaggaGCAAACTAAACCGGAGTCCAGGGAAAGAATCTTGACaacttttgtgtttgttcttatcacttccggtcaggtaggtaaaatattaggctaatatcttaattaatatgactaaaatgtatatttaccatctattcattttagtttgtcaaaatattgtgctctttcctgtttactaagttcttctctatatgatttagcagattCCACACATTTATTTCTGGTTTACACAGcagaaattagcagaacaacgtattaagtagcacattaaccatgcaatacatgctgttattattattattattaattcaatgCAACAAGGACAAGAGGTATTACATATTCATATCAAATTAACATTAACTgccagagaaaaagaagaaacaaaaatagaaaaaagaaagaaagaaaagtacaTACATTTCAATGTTTTTAGAGCATTACATATTTtcagtgcttttttgttttttgtttgttccaaGAGATTTACATACAATTTGAAGACAttaataaaatgggaaaaaaaattgGTTTACACTGAGCCCATTTTTTCTTATGTATATgtttctaataaaataaataaatgtataatatgttGTTCTTTACAATTCAATCTTTCATTTTCTGTATAAAAAGCACTATCATACATTCCATTTTTCTGTTAATATAGAATTCCAATTTATCTTTTCAAAATAATCTTGAGTAAacacaatgaaaaaaatgcaaaatggtTTGTTTTTCTTGGCCACAATATTCACAGGTATATGAAATATTAAGCTTAAATCTTTCCAAAAAGTACCTACTAGTTTAGAGGCGTTCGCACGCAAACAGTGGCGTCATTTGAACACTTCCGGTGCAGATTTCGTCACGCTTATTTCGCGTGGTGTTCTTGCGCCTCGCATGTTTCGCAGAAAAATCGGCGCGAATTCCACTTGCTTTTCCGCATCGCGCTTACTGtgaaaccatagatatatatacatagaaaccgcattggaccgctccaagcacgtagatgcgtccgccatattggaacggtccacttgacgtcattcaccatactgtaggttcgcagaccaacggctgtgcaggactgtggcttttcgaattttcagtgattactatgagatctatgggtgaatgacgtcaagtagaccgcagtgaaatggcggatggcttacgtataacggcccatagaaacagtcgctaatgaggcatctacgtatatatatctatgtgtGAAACGGCTTCAATCCCATTCGCGCTCCTGACGCTTCAAACTCATTGGCCGAATGCGCGGGAAGGGCCGGGGCCTATGTGTATTTCTGAGGGAGTGTAAAAAAAACCTCACAAGTAATGTGAAAAGCACAAGTTTTGATAGCGCGCCAAGCAAAAGTATAAACAATTCTTCagaaaattattgttttaaatttagaACATGTTCTAacatgctttaaattacttttaataaaaaattattatcaatatttaaaacagttgagtacatctctttcaggattcttttttgaatagaaagatccaaagatcagcatttatctgaaattcaACGTTTTGGTAAAAgattttgtaacatacactaaaaatacttttatttagcaaggatgctttaaattgatcaaagggatgataaagacatttataatgttacaaacgattgctgtttttagataaatgctgtttttctaaactaaaaattgctactcagcggttttcaacataataataaatgttttttgagccgcaaatcagactgttagaatgatttctgaaggattatgtgactgtaatgattctaaaaattcagctttatttttgttattttaaatagcaaaaatattttaaaaattttactgcttttgctgtactttagatcaaataaatgcaggcttggtgagcagaagagacttctttaaaaacattcaaaatctttagTAAATATTTGACGTTtgcttaaatacattttaaaaaggggCATTTTATAGATAAATGCTCTCTATTCAGCTTCTCTATCAAACACCGTTTTATTctacaaacaaaaactaaaccgCACTGGATTCAGATGTGTCTTGCTGCCTTCTTTTCTCCATGACATACCTGTAAAGGTAGGCTATAATTTTTCAGGTTTGGTAGAGAGACAGCTTTTCTGTTTACCGTGCAGGCTGTTTGTCTGATGGTCAAGGAGGCTTGACTTCACATTAATACACTTTGGAAGTATACACTAACTCACTGGGCCTTATTTTCTGCATGATCTCTGGCCTTGGAAATATCACATTGCCCCAGGCTTTCCCTGTATGAAAGGAGAAATGAATCCTTCCAGCTGTAGTGAGCGGTTATTTTTAGAAAGCTGAATGGAGTTGCAGATACTCCATATAAAGCCAGATACTGTTTCATTTTAGAATTAAAAGAAGCTGGCTAGTAAAATATTATGTTTCCATGAATTCCGTACACTCCAGCTTAAGATCGTACATCATTTTCACATTGATCTCTTCCCTCAGCGGATAATGCTTCATATGGCCTAAAGAACACGGGTCAAGTGTGCAAGCACAACATGCAGGAACTTAACTAGCTTTAATACATTATCCAGCCTCATTTCGCTTAGAGAAAATCAGTTAGTTGAGCAGAGTTCAGAGGTAAATCTCTTTTCTTTACAGTTCCTTAGCAACCAAGAACTTATTTGCATATAATTGTAAAAGGATGAACAAACACTTGGTTTTTGTTTTAAAGCAATCGTTCACTTTAAAGGCCAATAAGTGGGCACGCTGCGCTTTGAAGGCCAATGCATTTCCAGCATGCGTTGTTCTCTGCATAGTTTGCTTTTTCATCACACACACAATAACTAAGCATATAAATAGTGACAATAATTACATGTAATACTAATCTATTTTATAGAGGCCACTTGAGGTGAAAAGCAGGAAATTGCCGAAACGCATAATGTGGAATAGATTTCACTTTCCTTACAGCATTCTGTCCGGCTTGTTCCGAAGTTCATGGGGCAGAAATAGAACAAGTTGCAAGATATTTAGAGGCAAATCAGCGAGAACACTAGACACCATTCAACACCATGCCACCAAGGAATCCCCCTCAAGCCTATTCTTGTTTAAACTGGCCAATGCCCAAGTGCATGCACttgctcattaatattcattgaCTCCTGAGTGTAATAATAATGATGGGCAAATGTTACCATTTCTATCCCTCACTCACAGAACAATCAGTTTTTAGAAATCCCAGTATGCCTAGGCATTATTCTCTGTTTAATAAGGATTTGAAAGAAAACTGTGCAGGTTTCTAAAGGCTCAGAAAAACCATAGGCTACAACACTGGGATAAAGCAAAGTGCTGGAATTTGCTGCAGAAGAATAAATACCATCAGCCTTTGTATTGTAACCCATTAGATATCGTATGCTGACAATTTAgttttaatcacagaaataaattacattttaaaatatattcaaatagaaacaattattttaaatagtaaaaatatttcacaattttactgtacttgggatcaaataaatgcaggctttgaaAAGTATTTAAAGCAATTCACtcccagaataaaaatgtacagataatgtactcacccccttgtcatccaagaagtctttcattcttcagtggcaaagaaatgtttttttgaggaaaacattttagaatatttatataatggacttctatggtgccctgagtttgaacttccaaaatgcagtttaaatgcggctttaagcgatcccagccgagggagaagggtcttatctagtgaaatgacaaaataatgacaatttaaaacctcaaatgctcgtcttgtctcgctctccctgaactctgtgtattctgggttAAGACACTtagagtatgttgaaaaactcccatcgtaTTTtgtccttcaacttcaaaaatcatttcaaaatcagcctacatcgctacagaagtaccgacccagtctttgcaaagtaaacatgcaaagaagatcaaacacccttaacaagaaaggtaaaacagcgatgtaggatgattttgaagtggaGGGAGAACTTGCGATGAGTTCagggagagcaagacaagatgaacgtttaacattaaaaagtatataaattgtattcaaaattgtttcgctagataagacccttcttcctaggttgggatcgtttacaaccacgTTTGGGATcgtctgaagctgcatttaaactgcattttggaagttcaaacttagggcaccattgaagtccactataaaggaaaatcctgaaatattttcctcaaaaaacataatttctttacgactgaagaaagaaagacaagggggtgagtacattatctgaaatgttttattctggaagtgaactttaaaaagcattaaaaatcgtactgttcaaaaacttttgactcgtagtgtatttATAAGACAGCGGAAGATGTTTCTTACAACAATGACaaatttattgaatcatttatttgAGCTGCTCCAGCAAGTGTATTTACAAACAATGGCATTTGAAGATATAAAAACGTGTCATATCATAATGCAAGTCAGCGCTGTACCGTCGGAGACGTCACAGCAAATGTCTAATATTCAGGCAACACAGCCAAGAAGCTAAGGGAAATGGTGGTTTAGATATCATGGTCTTCACAGCTGTATGAAGAAGCAGGTGTGGAAAGAAGTAAGAAATGATGTCTAACACTGAAGAAATGTTCTCTGGGACAAAGACGACGAGAGAATACAGGAACACAACTGCCTTGTGGCGAAAGTAACCCAGGTTCAACCAAAACGGGAGTTTCGCATATGGACAAAAACAGACACTGCAGAAAAAACCTTTCCCAAATTAAACCTACTAAAAATGGCCTTCCAGGTTTGTTCCCATGACAATAAATCGACGACAGCAGACTTTAAAATGTTCCACAGGAAATGTAGATGGGTTTTTAAGCATATGATTTAGCAATTTAACATTCCTAGTTGTCTTTATGAATATTGAACCATTTAAATGTTACTCAGAATAAAAgagcacactaccagtcaaaagattttgaacagtaagatttttaatgttttttaaagatgtctcttctgctcaccaagcagaaaatacagcaaaagcagtaatattgtgaaatatttttactatttaaaataactgctttctatttgaatgtattttaaaatgtcatttattcctgtgatcaaagcagtcGAGTAaatgttttcaggattttttgatgaatagaaatacaTTATACAGatatattttttgggggagtaaaagaaatgatagaaatgaatacttttatttagcaagaatgttaCAATAATGTTACTAAAAAATTTCtagttcagataaatgctgttcttctgtaccttctattcatcaaagaaaaaaaatctactcagcagttttcaacaataataataaatgtttttaagcagcaaatcagaatattagaatgatttctgaaggatcatgtgactggagtaatgatgctaaaaattcagctttgaaatcacaggaataaattacattttaaaatatattcaaatagaaaacagctgttttaaaaagtaaaaatatttcaaaatttaactgtttttgctgttctttgggaaaaaaaatccaggcttggtgagacttttttaaaaaacatttaaaatcttactgttcaaaaacttttgactggtagtgtgtgtataaAAAGTAGGCTATTCTGtctgcagaaaaaaatatattaacaagTGTATCTGATATTATGACTTTCTGACTGGATTATTTCTAATTTCTTTTGCACCATTGGTTCGAAATCACTACATGATATGATTTGCTAAATGACGTACGGATACATAGCATCCATAGGATCCATGTGCTCCTGTGTTACCATTTTAAAACAACCAAAGTCAAAACTGTCAAGAAGTATATGCGAATGAAAAACACAAAAACCATTCAAGGAAGGAAAACCAGGGACCGGGGCAAATATTTACCCTGTTTTGTGTCTGTAAAGGCTATTACTATTGATCCCAGCAGGAGATCTCATCTTTCTCCATCTCTGGCCAAGTTCAGCAGAGTAACGCTAGCCTGCGGCTAAACTGGACACCGCGCTCCTCCCGTGCTGCTGTCGATTTTTTAATTCCAGAAATAACCCACATGAGGCCTCGCAGTATGTGGTCTGCGTGCCAGGCACTTTGGACAACATCAAAGAGCCTATTAAATCACGTTAGGGTGTCAGCTGCCACCGGGGTGGAAGCAGCGCTCCGCTACTGTTTCAGCACAGCAGATCCCAGATGAGCGTTTAATGCttgttaaaaaagtaaataaataaaaacggcaCGGTTGAAATGCACTTCGACAAAAGGAAAGTCCATGTGAGAATTCGTTTTGAGCAAAATAATTCCATTACTTTCACTTCATGcttagaaaaaagaaagaatccTTGAAAATGGTTTTCACATAATTAACAATTCAATTGACAAGGTATGAGCTCATTTTGTTGACcgaattaaaatgttaatgctgtTCATTTTGATTACTCTAGGGTAAAAAGACAGGAAGCATTTACAAAATTAATGCAAACCATTTTCACCCTCCTATTCATGATAATGGAcgcctttaaagggttagttcactcaaaaatgaaaatctgttattaattgctcaccctcatgtcgtttcaaacctgtaaggccttcgttcatctttagaacacaaattacgttactttgatgaaatccaaaagctttctgaccctccatagacagcaagtgtCCTTCCATGTTTGAAGAAAGTATGAcggcgttttagtgccatgttaaaaatatagaaaatttaagactacaagattaaagtcataatattttgagaaaaaagtggaAGATTCagagcgtgaaaaacacattgtaatatgcatattgtttgtatttcgctataaaactgacaaaTTTGGAAACCAAATAAACCAAATTTGGAATATCCCCAggtgctcccaatccaggccatttgcatgcgcaataATCTataatatactctcaaaatattacaactttaatcttaaTAATTGCTATGAATTAATTCtagtaattttaactttattctcgaaagatttcgactttattcttgaaagatttcgactttattctcttaatttcgactttattctcaaaatatttcaactttattctcataatttcaactttattctcaaaatatttagattttattctctaaacttttcgactttgttctcgtaatatttcgaccttattcacataatttaaactttattctcaaaacattttgactttattctcgtaatatttcgattttattctcaaaatatatagactatattctcaaaacatttaattgTTAATCTCGAAAGAtatagactttattctcttaatatttcaacgttattctTTTAGTTTTGACTATttactcaaaacatttcaacattattctcgaaagatttcgactttattctcgtaatttttatgTCATTcctaaaatatttcgactttactctttacattttttttactttattctcaaaatattttgactttattctcgtaatttcgactttattcttgaaatattacaactttaatctagtaattttagattttttttatttttaatttggcaTTAAAACAGTCATAAGAGAAGTTACCATGTGAAATCAGcaattcaaccataattttatgaagctacgagaatacattcatcaaagtatcttaatttcatcaaaagtatcttaatctgtgttccaAAGAAAAAAGAAGGTCTAatgggtttgtaacaacatgaaggtgagtaatagtttcatttttgggtctactatccctttaaggagcgACGTGACCCCTGACGGACATGATATGAAGCATATTAACCCATTATCATTTATCAGGTTATTTGTCTAAATCAAAGTAAGTTGACTGCAGCTAGGCATTTTGTGTTCCTTTCTCCTGAATCCCGGCTGATGACTAGTACAACAAAGTGTCAAGAGCACTAAGACTGAACAATAAATAAGAAAAGGATGATTCACCAAACAAATTAGTATATTCACTCAAACGATCGATCGGTGAGGCTCCGTACTCCTAACAAAACATCGATTTTGGCAGCTACACTTGAGCGTTTCACTTCAAGGACACCACGTCTGCGTTTCAGTCCCATGTACGCCTGTACACAATGTACAAAACGAGTGCTTATCTTTTTCTTGTATCTACGAAAACGCTTCAAAAATTGTCACCGTTCACCTGAGCACCTGAGTCCAGGTTGAGATATTAAAAAGCTCCCTGCTTTCCAAGGGACGCTGGAAAAGGCAACAATTTGCCTTGATATACTAGAGTCAGCGGTTGAGTCCGTAGTGACGACGTGGAGAGATCCCAAGACTTCTCTTTTCTGGACGGCAACACTGAAAGCGGTCTTTGTGAAAAAGAGTCATTTTCTTCCTCTGCCCCCAATTACAAGTCCCTCTCTAACGTCACACAGGGGCACCGAAAGGACACAGATCTATTTTTGTGTTTAGTGGGTTTTTTGTGTGTACAACAGAGGGGGATTTTCTTTTGTTCGTTGAAAACCATCCAGTTATGTCGCAAAGGATGAGCGTCttcctgtgttttttttaaaagtgcTCGATCACGAGTCCTCCTGTGTATTTCAGGTTTGTCACCGCACATGTGCGGGATGCTATAAGGAGGAGAGGGAAGCCAAAAGAACCAGCGTTGAGGCTAGCAAAGGCCCTACAGTCTGAATGCGTCCGGCGCCGTTAACATCACCCCGGGAGGGTTCGGCAGATTCGTGACTTGTTCCATCTAAATGAAGAAAAACAGAAAGATTAAAAACCGAGCTTACTGATAGCTTTAAACATGGAAATGCTTTTGACACACAATACCCACCGTTATTATCTTCTATAGAGTTGATGCTTCCATCATTGTCCTTGACAACGCGGTCATGACTTTTGTCGCAGTTGTCTGTGGGAGAAACACAAAACAGGGTGTTGTCAGGGTCACAACATCATCTTTAGCTCGTTGAACTATTCCAGCATTGATAAACGATGCAATAGCGACCGTGTTTTGTCAGAAGCAGCGCCAGGATCTCTCCTGTGGGGCTTGTAAAACTTACTTGAAGGTCTGACGAAAACTTTCAGCCTCAAGCAGCTCCGTCTCCCATTTTCACTGACTGTGGAGGCTGTGGAAACATTTTAGATGGTCAATATTAGGCTCAATCGATCCATGCTGCACTCTGTTTAATAAATCAAAGTCATTTTTTTAGCTTTAGATATATAAGAGGGTTCAACAATAAGGATTTTTTTTACTGGATTGGTCGAGCCAGTGGGGCAGATTGTTATGTGCCCTGCCAACATTTTcatctacatttacatttagtcatttagcaaatgcttttatccaaagtgacttacaaatgaggtACAACAACAAGTAATTTATCATAAGTGACAACAATATTTACAGTGGAGGACAATGCTTCAAGTTTGATATAGAGTATCGCACAAATATAGATCTGGATTTATTATAAGAgctgcctttgtgtataaggttttagttttttattttaaattatatagttatataaatatattaggggtgggcatagattaatttttttaatctagattaaatcttggaattaatctagattaatctagattaaaatggctaatttgaattcggctgaaggcattttcagaatatgtgtgctacccaaataatgactaaaagtaagtcttcgagaacgggtcaggtggcgcattagatcaggcgctcatctcctgtttccaaaatgcatcacaaactgcttgacaattgcatttaaaacataattacctatacaaacttgtgtaactaaGTACTTCtgtgcaaaaggctgcacgacgtgcgcgtctgtgtatggGCATGGATAGGCTatatgcgtgcatagtcttccattaaagtgcgttgcttttagaagcgtcaattcagttgttgcatatagtttaatgtctttattgcgggattatcaaagtaaattataactcaatttgagattttactggggcacagcagattttcactggggcacgtgccccagtaaaaagggtctagcaacgcacgcacctgccctgaagcggcttcataactgcatcagtGTCAGCACGTCTCAtatgatgtggtaatttcacagaagttgaagactcgttctcgccccctacagtgcaattccacTAGGTATACGTTATCCGCGctcaaatatcaaagtgaaagtcatcatatcttgcgtagtttagacccagctcccaacccaactttgagaatagattaacggcgatattttttttatcgcccgataagagtctcacgttaacgcagcacgttaacgccgataacggcccaccactaaaatatatacaaatgaaaATACATGTACAATATTGTctaatttgttttatatatatatatatatatatatatatatatatatatatatatatatatatatatacacacacacacacacacacacacacgcacacaaacatTTTCAATTACATATACATTACATATAGACAATATTTCATATGTTAAATATATTAGTATGtattactatataaaatataataataaaaaaaatcagtgcttaaatgttttacatttgtatattaaacattttcttaaaaaaaaaaaatattttctatggTTGTGGGGCCAGTATAGCAAAATTTTgggtaattatatatttatataatataaaatttaaacaaatctataaattacataaaaatgtatatataaaataaacatttaatataataaacttttttaaatcattgtttaaatgttgtacatttttatattaaacaaaatataaatcaaatattATTATTCGTATTATTGAATACATTTTGTAATGTCACTCtaggtttctttaaaaaaaaaaaattactgcatATAGTAAAAACCAATTTTCATTTGATTGATGCATCAAAAACAAATGATTAAATAAAGTCAAAACCTCAAAATTTGCCAGCAGCAGTTAGATAATGACCATCATATTTTGACGAGCCATCCAAAATGGTGATAACGCAACAGCTCGACGGGCCCAAGGCCACTAGGAAAATTTATTTCAGGTTTAGTTTATCAGTACATCATCGGATGCTACTTGTTTTAGCTGTTTGCGGCTTTCTACATGCAAAGGTTTCATTTAAATGCCTCCACCAGCCTCAGAGGAATGCACAATCAGCATTCATTTCACTTCTTACTGATAGACGCGGGCGGTGCTACTCTGGCCATGCTGTTTCCCTTGTCATCTCAACCATGAGCCATGTTTCTCAATTTGTCCTTTCCATAAAGAAAAGCTTATTAGCACTATAAGAAGAAAAGGTAGACATTCTCTCTCTCCACTGTCCGTTTTTTATGCAGTAGGTAATGCAATGTGGCGTAGTCAGGGAGCGATGCAAATGAGGAAGGGAGAAAGAAAGGCTTGGTATTTTACCCAGAGATCACACTGGACGTAAAGGTGACAAAGTAATGAGCAACGCAACGCACTTCAATAAATCTCCTCCTTCAAAGCCTCCGAGTAATGAGCATGGACTGCACAAAATGCAATTTCCTTATAGCCAACACAATATGTTCTTGATAATTCAATTGGTGAGGCTCGCTTTCACTGATACGGACATGTATTCCACTGTGACTTTTCCTAATGGAAAGAAATAGGGGTTGGATGTTTTTTCTGGTTGGATGCTTGAAATTTGGATTATTTGACAATATACTTCAGCATAAATAAGCTAAGACTAACGCAAAACGCACAGGCGCTCCATTAGTGGCAGGATGATGAATTAGCCTTTCTCTTGAAATCTGTTTACTGGCAGCAGATATTTATCGAACACCCTTATCTTGACCACAGACATCATTTTTTTTACTGGACCGCAAATCTGAGCTCTTTTCCTAACCTCTGCTGGTTGTGACCTTTCCACAAGCCTCTTAGATGTTGATTGGTCACTACATACATCAACACCTGCTACTTAAAGCTGTACTGGCGGCTGGTAACATCAACAGCTGCAAATGACAGATCACAGGCCGAAAGAAACACCTGCCACTAAAAGCTCTGTAATCAGCTGTGATGATACAAATGACTTCTGTTCAGTCCATAGAGCATATCGCAAGTGACTGTGAACTGCTGAACCTTGCAATGAGTACTCCCTGTTAAACCTAAAAAGGAGTTCACGGTACTGCTTTTGTTGAGGAAATATATAGGTCAGTGAGTATCTCAGTAGCTATGATAAAGAAAAAAAGGCTTTTGAAATATGTGATGATTCCTCAGAAATTGactgtttttatatttatgttgttatcaaatgtgaccctcgaccacaaaactgTAAGCAAGTTGTAtaagcatatttgtagcaatagccaaaaatacattgtatgggacaaaatgatcgatttttgttttatgccaaaaaccattaggataactaaagatcatgttccatgaagatattttgtaaattttctaccgtaaatatataaaaacgtaatttttgattagtgatatgcattgctaagaacttcatttgaacaactttgaaaggcaattttctcaatatttagatttagatttttatttcctttaaaatatatatttatcaaagtaatactactactactactactactactactaataataataataataatacacacacacacacacacacacgcacgcacgcgcacacacacacacacacacacacacacacacacacacaatacaatatatatatatatatatatatgtgtgtatttagcaaagtaaaatcagtaaaatatattactttcattattataaatcattatgattatacattttttatatattttattgtattagtgaaatattacatatatacTTGAAcaatgtttgtatatatatataaatgtatacataattatatataagaaaaattatttatgtgcattaaaattatattgtattttttagcaaagtaaaatcagtaaaatgtattactttcattattataaatcattatttttattattattattat
The genomic region above belongs to Garra rufa chromosome 19, GarRuf1.0, whole genome shotgun sequence and contains:
- the efna5a gene encoding ephrin-A5b, with protein sequence MDTVPEERTERYVLYMVNYDGYSSCDHTAKGFKRWECNRPHSPNGPLKFSEKFQLFTPFSLGFEFRPGREYYYISSTVSENGRRSCLRLKVFVRPSNNCDKSHDRVVKDNDGSINSIEDNNDGTSHESAEPSRGDVNGAGRIQTVGPLLASTLVLLASLSSL